The Alnus glutinosa chromosome 10, dhAlnGlut1.1, whole genome shotgun sequence DNA window GGACCCCTCAACTCGGCTGCCTTCGTGTCTTTCTTCCTCTCGACGCTCTCCGATGTGACTATCGCAGGCCTCTCGGTTTTCTGGATTTGTGGCTGTCCGGTGAAGTTCCGGGACCCGAGCCTGGAGGATGGCATTCATAGTAGCCAAATCCTCAATACTTTTGGCCATCTGTTCCATTCTTTCATTTAGACGAGTAAGTTGGGGATCGTTGGAGTTTCCTTCCTCCTGGGCATTTCAGTCATCCCGGAGCACTCTATTCGCTTCTGATCTAATGTTCACCATAGCTGATTTTTAGTAGAAAAACGACACAAGTCGTTCCTATAGACGACTCCAATCTGTTGAGACAGattccggtaggtgacgtgtcgatcagtAATTCGTCAGAGTACTCCTTCTCAAATCTGCAAACAAGAACaaacactgcgtcggggggGTGCTCCGACgttcccgctccgatgctttaGTCAGAGGATAGTTTGACTATGAGCAgaataatttttagaagcatagaATGTACCTTAATATCTGAAGAGACTctagtatttatagagattgagaAGCAGTTAAGATAGCTCCTAGTTTGTACGGGGATCGGTAGTTGAGGAAGACGTGGCTTAGGGTGCACGGGTATTTTGGGTCCACGACCGCTTATCCCAGGCGCACGATTCTTTGTGGGTGACGTCATTGGCGAAGCTCCGAGAGCACGATCTAGTTTTGCTTCGCACCCAACGTCCCCTAGATCCCGGGTAATCCCGAGATCCACGCGTGCGTTGGTGTCAATTGGCACTCGGTTGGATAGTCGGGTCGGTTGAATAGGTTGGGCCTTAATGATCTTGGCGGGCTTGGATAGATTAATTTCTCCTGAACCGCTTTGGCCCGGTCGGGCGGACCCAATGGGCCTTGTGCTCAGGCTGGGCCTGACTACCGAGGAGGccaatattttccctaacagaACGTATCACAAACTTCCCTCTCGGAAAGAAGCTCAAAGTCCCTCATATGCTGCTATTCGATGGCAATAGTGATCCAAAAGAGCATCTCAAGACATATCGAGCAGATTTGAGTTTCCATGGAACCCCTGACAAAATAGCATGCCGGGCTTTCCCCCTCACACTCAAAGACAATGCCCACGATTGGTTTGGGAGGTtgcccccccctcccccaaaatTCCATAAGTAACTTTAACAATCTCGAGAAAGGAGTCCTATCACAATTCATCGCAGGTCACAAACGTAAGAAGCCTTCAACTTATCTTTTCATCGTGAAATAAAGACAAACTGAATCTCTCAGGGATTATATCATTCGATTCAGCCATGAAAAGTTGATCATTGATGATCCTAAGCAAGATTTAGTCTTTGCTGCTCTCTTAAAATGGGTTCCTAACCGGAGGACCATTAATAGGAGATTTAGCTTGAAGAACTCCCGCCTCACTTTTAGAACTCATGGATAAGATAGAAGAGTTTATCAATGCGGCGGAGACAATGAAAGCATTGCGAGAATTCAGGCAGATTCTCGAGATAAAGTcccaaggaaaacaaaaagacaaccgAGAAGAAGGGAGAAAAATCTCATATAAAGTCGCAAAGAAGATGGAGGTAGTAGCTCCCCTAAGAATGATGGCGTCTCAGGGAGAATCGGTTTACAATCAGTTGAATTCTAATATGGCTTAGATTCGCATGGAAATCTGAGAAGACCTGGGGTTAATTTGGCCACCAAAAATGTTAACTCCTGCCAACAGGAGGTCTTAGAATCGATATTGCGAATTTCACAATGATCATGCCCATGACACGGAAGAGTGTGTCGCCTTACGTTTAGAGGTAGACAAGATGATAAAGAATGTGTAATTAATCCGCTTCCTTGCcgatcaacaacaacaaaggcCTCAATAAGAACGGAATCCACTGCGAGATTGCTATCATCTAAGAAACAATGATGGTTGCCAGCATAaggctctaatatggtaaaaagttaataaaatactctttaatttaAGCCcccacttaataattgtacaataaatgttatttccaaaataaattttaagactctaatTAAGGCActcaatcatggtaaaagtaattacaaattgaaagtttcaaaaaaatcaataaattctTGGAAAGTTCCACTTATGtactctttttaaaagcttcacttttacaatcatgaAATTAGTTCGACgtacataattttttctccaacgtttatttgaattgaatatttagaaaaatatgaaaagtcttcaaagtgCATAAATTCTCATTGCTTCCGTTGTGCTTAATAGATAGAATTATACTCCCGGTGAATCTTTaatgtccaacaattttttccgcattatgttctattacaaataaatctttatataacttattttcatttttctctttatttttctttaaatcatcttatttcatgtctttaaattaagtgataagtcattctatatctaataaattataaaataaaataaaaaagatttaaaatacatttttcaaatagaagaaaatgctctaattgacatattaaataaaataaatataatataaatattaaaataaatttaattgaattaatatttaaatattaaaaaaattatttcacttAAACTTATTATCTaaagcctcaaaatttatccATTGATCTAAATATTAGAGAgtctatatataaaagtaagagtgatgtttcttgcacaactcttacacaacttttgtactactctaacaactttttttattttttattttttatgatcaaccattaaatttgttttttctacatgtgaaccttaaatatttaatagttgatttttttaaaaaaatgttgttaaaattatttaagagttatgaaaaaatattactcTAAAAATAAACTTAAACGTGAAGTGGGAAACAACTTTGAAAGGTTGTTGGCTCCCGATGTGTCGTGATAAAAATGACGTCACCCCTCACGTCAAAGACAAATGATAATAGAAGCCCGGACCCACTAGGGAATGGAATATAAAGCACCCTCCATTTTCAAGCCAACATCCAACATTTGGAGGTGTTCACGATATTCGATTACCACACAAAATGGATGGTACTGCAACAAATACGGCGAGTAAAATCCCACAGGTGGTGCTGAGCTCCTCCTCCACCCACAAGGCCATGCCGGTGATTGGCTTTGGCACCGCCGCAGATTCCAACGACGGCGCCACCCTCACATCGGCGGCCCTGGAGGCAATCAAGGTAGGTTACAGGCACTTCGACACGGCTTCGGTATATGGGTCAGAGCAGGCTTTGGGAGAAGCTATTGCCCAAGCACTCACTGTCGGCCTTGTCACCTCTCGGGACGACCTTTTCGTTACTTCCAAGCTCTGGTGTAATGATGCTCATCCTCATCTTGTTCTTCCAGCTCTACAGAAATCACTTCGGTTAGTCTGACTCTTTCTTCTCAAGTAAAGCACAGAATTAAAGTTGAGAGAATTTAAACATTTGATTGCAATATTAGCAAATTTTGATTGAAATATTCACTCGTTTAATTAACCGTGGTTATAAAAAATATGGTGCAAATAATTTGGAAACATGATTACAGTCAGTTCAATTTGACATGTGTATGCAATTTCCAAGAGGCAATTGCAAAATTATACTTGGCCATGGTCATAGATTAAATTGTTGGGGAAATTTAATGCAGGAGAAAACGGGCATTAGTGTTATTTTATTATGCATCtatgttttagtttttctttttcattaggattaggttttttttttttctttcaattatgcATGTATGTTttagcttttctttttaataaggattttgttttcttttttcattagggattatgtttttcctttctaattaggatttgtttagatttttttttttttttttcctatacaaGCTAGGGATAGATACTGATCAATGAAATTATAAAGTTTTTAAgtatcaattaattataagttttttagagttatttctttgtttgcttatttggaaCAATCAAGatatttctcttctctttttattattctcttttcttttttttttgctgctaTCATTAACTATATAAtgtcaaaatattcttagtTCTGCTCGGTGTTAGAATTTATGGttgaatattttaatttcttgggAACAATTAACGGTGATATATGGAAAATCAACtaattaaatagaaattaaagcaAATAATGTTGGAGATGACCAATTTGTGCAGGAATCTTCAGTTGGAATACATAGACCTGTATTTGATCCACTGGCCAATCAGTGCGACGCCTGGAAAGGGGGGATGGTCTTTTGATAAAGAGGACCTGATGCCAATGGATTTCAAGTCTGTGTGGGCAGCCATGGAGGAGTGCCAGAGGCTTGGCCTTGCCAAGTCCATTGGAGTCAGCAACTTCTCTTGCAAGAAGCTTCAGAACTTGCTCTCCTCTGCCACTATTCCTCCTTCAGTGAACCAAGTGAGTCCATTGCACCAGCTTCAGCTTTTATtcacaaacaatatatattaatactgTAAATTAAAGATCGATGGTGATTTGTGTAGGTGGAGATGAGCCCAGTTTGGCAACAGACGAAACTAATAGAATTTTGCAAGGCAAATAGAATTGTTGTCACTGCTTTCTCTCCTTTGGGTGCAAAAGGGAGTAGTTGGGGCACCAACCATGTTATGGAGAATGAAGTACTCCAGGAGATTGCAAAAGCTCGGGGAAAGACTGTTGCTCAGGTTCTATTCAATATTTCATCAAATTGAAAAGATTGCAAAAACGTACCAAGCTTTCAATGctttgggaaaaaaagaaattaaatatatatacacacacatattagAGAAAATCATGACACTTTTTAGTTTAttgtgttttataaaaaatagcTGTTAGTTGAgggggctaaattatatttaactaaactttaattgaaatgagagatcAATAACAGAGACAATGTTGGAATCTTAAGATctttggctctgatatcatgttaaatcaccacataTCTCAGaaacttaagctaataggaaatggttaatttaattattttatttatattctaacattatggaattattttttacttcaacTGTGCATCatataagtttaagcttttagaataactgtagatttaacataatatcaaaaGAGAGGTCCTGAATTCGAACCATGTCTTCGTCATTTCACTCTCAATCtctattaaatatttcacttttTGGGCTTTACCTTTAAGGGAGAGTTTAAGGGGTTGAGTACTATTAgagcataaattaaataattaaatttatttcttcttatAAACGTATGTTTTAGggataattggtgatttaataCATTAATACATGCATGTAGCTGTgtgtgtgaatatatatatatgcttcaatATGTTGAAGTAAGTTGATGATACTGTGGGTTGTTGGTACGTAGGTTTGTCTTAGATGGATTTATGAGCAAGGGGGGACTCTTGTGGTGAAGAGCTACAACAAGGAGAGGTTGAAGGAGAACCTGCAGATCTTTGACTGGGAACTATCAGAGGATGACCGTAACAAGATCAGTCAAATCAAGCAGCACCGGATGATGCTCAAGGAGGAACTTGTTTCGGCTCGTGGACCCTACAAGTCCGTTGAAGAGCTTTGGGATGGAGAGCTTTAAGGCTTAATTAAGGCTTAACCTTTCTTCAACAGTCATGCCCTGTTTATAAGAGACTGAATTATAACATCTGATTTCTCAAACACAATTCACAGcgtaaagaaaacaaaaagaaagaatatatatatatatatatatatatatatatatatatatatatatatatatatatatattttaatgaatGAATATGGTCTGCTGCAACCATGGCTAGATGAATCACAATCAGGAGACAAAAATATTCTATCACATTACTGCAACAACAAAGCAGTAGACaacacaaaacaccaaaaccttTACAACAGAAACACCCAATACCGCAACAACAAAGtagcaaaaacagaaaactaaacaaaacaacaaataccTCCTTGATGCTTTCAACAGGCTTCCATCAAACTCAATCACAATATCACCTGGACAGATCCagcatgatgtgtgttttaatgagtactcgcaagcgcacgaatcgtttgcaatatagtgtgtgcaagtgcgaggtcgaatccacagggaaatggtcaaatattggtgtcttgtttaatcaacctcattttaacctagttccaaaggtttgaggattaattcaagaacaaaagactaaataaacgagatgaaatgaaatatgcaaattaaaaggaactaaggctaaggaatctaccaaaccaaatccaacaactcacactcttggtttctacttgaacacccaaagaacattaagctttggatgttattcaagtgtcttaaccataaactctagaaccattaaatgaatccaactcaaagataaatcacaaagagtacccatttgaaatcaaatcatccaatgtatccattcaatgaacaagtcacaatgaatatcatcattcaaatcgataaaacaa harbors:
- the LOC133880022 gene encoding non-functional NADPH-dependent codeinone reductase 2-like; its protein translation is MDGTATNTASKIPQVVLSSSSTHKAMPVIGFGTAADSNDGATLTSAALEAIKVGYRHFDTASVYGSEQALGEAIAQALTVGLVTSRDDLFVTSKLWCNDAHPHLVLPALQKSLRNLQLEYIDLYLIHWPISATPGKGGWSFDKEDLMPMDFKSVWAAMEECQRLGLAKSIGVSNFSCKKLQNLLSSATIPPSVNQVEMSPVWQQTKLIEFCKANRIVVTAFSPLGAKGSSWGTNHVMENEVLQEIAKARGKTVAQVCLRWIYEQGGTLVVKSYNKERLKENLQIFDWELSEDDRNKISQIKQHRMMLKEELVSARGPYKSVEELWDGEL